A window of the Miscanthus floridulus cultivar M001 chromosome 14, ASM1932011v1, whole genome shotgun sequence genome harbors these coding sequences:
- the LOC136503590 gene encoding very-long-chain aldehyde decarbonylase GL1-10-like: MQKGVRRDVALADGTPPTRQNIARLVGRGLGRAHHYRNPGVGNKAGLHANDPPPSQAGFGRAHHGISIKERPTGHPSRSDGCQEIVYLVMYALAPLPVMILQQLAPGYTLRHKLQPGVPQPSPVSTYLTYIWDSKGVTLSALGPFPLIYSAAFKLFGVRTGLPLPSVWETAMHLMVYSLVDDYLSYWLHRFLHTKWGYKKIHCIHHEKTAPTGFAAAYAAGTELSLYLVALFVGPAIVPSHITTHWLLYAIRIMEAFDTHCGYHFPFSLTRVIPFYGGAEFHDYHHYAGGKTHSNFGSLFTYCDYIYGTNKGYMHHKGNLAKLKMEAEHNMKGNIGKEE, from the exons atgcagaAAGGTGTGCGGCGGGATGTGGCCCTGGCTGATGGGACGCCCCCTACCCGACAAAACATCGCCCGGTTAGTGGGACGTGGCTTGggcagggcccaccactaccgcaacccAGGCGTCGGAAATAAGGCAGGACTGCACGCAAATgatcctccgccttcccaggcaggatttggaagggcccaccacggaatctccatcaaggagaggccaacgggtcacccgagtcgatcggacggctgccaagagatag tctaCCTCGTCATGTACGCACTGGCGCCGCTGCCCGTCATGATCCTCCAGCAGCTCGCGCCGGGCTACACGCTGCGGCACAAGCTCCAGCCTGGGGTGCCACAGCCCTCGCCGGTTTCCACGTACCTAACCTACATATGGGACAGCAAGGGTGTCACCCTGTCCGCCTTGGGTCCTTTCCCACTCATCTACTCCGCCGCATTCAAG TTGTTTGGGGTCCGGACGGGGCTTCCTTTGCCGTCGGTATGGGAGACAGCGATGCACCTCATGGTGTACTCGTTGGTGGACGACTACCTGTCGTACTGGCTCCATCGCTTCCTGCACACCAAGTGGGGCTACAAGAAGATCCACTGCATCCACCACGAGAAGACGGCGCCGACAGGGTTCGCCGCGGCCTATGCCGCCGGCACCGAGCTCAGCTTGTACCTCGTCGCGCTCTTCGTTGGGCCAGCGATCGTGCCAAGCCACATCACCACACACTGGCTCTTGTACGCCATCCGCATAATGGAAGCCTTCGACACACACTGCGG TTACCACTTCCCGTTCAGCCTCACGAGGGTGATCCCATTCTACGGGGGCGCAGAATTCCACGACTATCATCACTACGCTGGAGGAAAAACCCACAGCAATTTTGGTTCTCTGTTCACATACTGTGATTACATATATGGGACAAACAAA gGCTACATGCACCACAAGGGAAACCTGGCCAAG CTGAAGATGGAGGCCGAACACAACATGAAGGGCAACATTGGGAAAGAGGAGTGA